Genomic segment of Caproiciproducens sp. NJN-50:
AACTTCAGTACAAGGTTGACCAAGATGCCGGTTATAAACTCTACGGTTGTAATGATCATCGAGCCGGCCGCGCATTTAACCGCCAAAGGCCGGAATTTAAGGCGGCAGTTACAGAATTTATCGATCATGCATAAACAGACGCCTCCTGCGACCGCCATTGAGAAGTCACTGTGGCCGCGGCAAATAATTTCCAGAAAAGGATAAATCACTCCTCCTGTGATAAATAGTGATATCTTTTTCTTCATAATTCCGCCTCCCGCAAAAATTGTTTGCAGCAGGACAGATTTTATTCGAAATTACATTTTGTTTTATTTTTCCAATTATTATGACAAAAAATGTATTTATATTTTTATAGGATCATTATATATTTCTAAATCATGTATAATAAAAAGAAATACCGGTTGGTAAGGGTGATGATATGTTTTTTCAAAAAAATAAAACTCTCTTTTCCATAGCAGCCGTTGTAATGCTTTTTTTAGGCTTTGGTATTTTTTTTATGTTTCATCTTTACGGAGTCTTGTCGAGGGAAAGCACTGATTCTTTGAAAAAAGTGACAGAGCAAGGAGCATCGGCAATTTCTATTGAAATTTCAGCCGGCCTGGACTCTCTGAACGCGCTGTCAGACCAGAAGGTTTTTTCCGGCGGGGCAAATTCCGCCGATGTCGTCAGCGTCCTCTCTCAGGAAGCGAAAAAACAACATTTTCATTCTGTGATATACTCCGATCCATCAGGTTCCGGAATATCGGATACAGGAAGGCGTCTGTCCGCCGCGGACGAACCTTATTTCATACAGGCCATGAAGGGAATTCCCAATATCTCAGGCAGCCAGGAGACATCCGGGCCGGCCGGGAAAATTGTTTTGGCCGCACCGATTTTACGCGGGGATTCCATAAAGGGCGTGCTGATTGCCTTTTTAAACGGGATTGATCAACTGCGGCTGACCGGCGGCATCCTAACCGGAGAAACGGATTATTTCTGTGTTTTGAAAAAAGACGGAGCAATCCTGTCCGGAAACCTTTCTGGAGAGGATAACCTTTTTAGCCTTTTGCAGCCTGACGGACAGGAAGAGAATCTGAACAGCCTCAGGGCGGATTTCAAGGATGGCACCTCCGGAATCAGCGAACTGCGGATAGAAAATTCATCTATCTTTGCAGCGTATTCCGAGATTCAGGGCACGGATGGCTGGATCTTCCTCACAGCGGACGATTACGGCCGCATTTTTTCGCGGGCAAACAGCATCCTTTTGCCAAGCGCAGTTCTCTTTTTGCTCCTGACCGCGGCGCTTTTTTTGGCTTTCTTTTATCTTTTCAAATTGAAGAAATTAAATAACGAAACGAACATCCGCAATGAAGAGCAAAAAAAATATTTTACTTTTTTTGATCCCCTCACCAATCTGCCGAATCGAAAGGGCATTATCAGGGAGTTTGACGATTGGGTTGAGAAATGCCGGAAAGACAGCCGGAACGGCGGCGTGCTGTTTTTAGACGTCGATAACCTTCGCTCCATGAACAACACTTTCGGACATGATGCCGGAGACAAGCTGCTCTGTGAGTCGGCGGCGCGGCTGAAGAAAACCGTGGGAAGTCAGGATCTGGTGGGGCGTACGGGCAGCGACGAATTCGTCGTTCTGGTCCATGGGCTGAATACGGAAGACAGCCTTGAGTTTTTCGCGAAAAAGATTGTCAGGATCTTTCGCGAGCCGTATTTGGTGAATGGCATGGTTATACAGCTTTCCTGCAGCGTCGGAGCGCTTTTGCTTCCCCAACGGAAAGAAAGTCAGATGGCCCAGCAGTTTGAAGATATCCTCGGCAGAGGGGAATTTATTTTGAACAAAGCAAAACAGACCCGCAAGGGGAGCTACATCCTTTTTAATGAAGACTACGGGAACCTGATCGACCGGCAGCTTCGCCTGGAGCGTGCTTTAAAATTTTCCATTGAGAATAACGAGCTGGCATGTTATTTTCAACCCCAATTTAACTGCCTCACCAAAACCATTACAGGATTTGAGACCCTGGCGCGGTGGAAAAGCTCGGAATTCGGAACGATTTCTCCTGTCCAGTTCATTCCGATGGCGGAGAAATCCGGATTTATCAAAGAGATCGGCCGCCATGTCGTCGAAGAGGCGTTCTCTTTTGCGAAAAGCATGGAAGGCCGCAAGGTGACGGTTTCCTTCAACGCTTCGCCCATGGAACTGCTGGAGGCAAATTACGCCGACTACATTATCAGCAGATTCCAATATTATGGACTGGCTCCGAACAGCGTTGCGGTCGAGGTTACCGAATCCAGCCTGATCGAATCCTTTGAGAAGGTTACAAAAAAGCTGCAGATGTTGAAGCGGCATGGCATTTTAGTTTATCTGGATGATTTCGGAACGGGATTTTCCTCCCTGACCTACCTGAAGGACCTCCCGATCAACGCGGTGAAAATCGACAAAAGCTTCATTGATGAAATCGTGACGAAAGATGTCGAGAAAGACATTGTGCGCATGATCATCAAGCTTGCCTACAGACTGAACCTGGAAGTCATTGCGGAGGGGGTTGAGACCGAAGACCAGATCCGCTGTGTTTTGGGAGCGGGGGGCCATTTGGTGCAGGGATATTTCATCAGCCGCCCCGTTCCGCGGGAAGAAGTTCCTCTGCTTTTTGCCCAAATGGAAAAACAGGAGGACGACACTGCCGGCGGGGGGAAAGGCACCCCGAAAAAAGGGCCGAACATTCACCGGATTTCGCCTTTGCCGCAGTAGAATATAAGTTTTCAATCCTTAACCAAAACGTG
This window contains:
- a CDS encoding putative ABC transporter permease; its protein translation is MKKKISLFITGGVIYPFLEIICRGHSDFSMAVAGGVCLCMIDKFCNCRLKFRPLAVKCAAGSMIITTVEFITGILVNLVLKLNVWDYSQLPMNFMGQICVPFSLLWSIITIPAMQLCGLYDQLTAKVSERIKN
- a CDS encoding putative bifunctional diguanylate cyclase/phosphodiesterase is translated as MTEQGASAISIEISAGLDSLNALSDQKVFSGGANSADVVSVLSQEAKKQHFHSVIYSDPSGSGISDTGRRLSAADEPYFIQAMKGIPNISGSQETSGPAGKIVLAAPILRGDSIKGVLIAFLNGIDQLRLTGGILTGETDYFCVLKKDGAILSGNLSGEDNLFSLLQPDGQEENLNSLRADFKDGTSGISELRIENSSIFAAYSEIQGTDGWIFLTADDYGRIFSRANSILLPSAVLFLLLTAALFLAFFYLFKLKKLNNETNIRNEEQKKYFTFFDPLTNLPNRKGIIREFDDWVEKCRKDSRNGGVLFLDVDNLRSMNNTFGHDAGDKLLCESAARLKKTVGSQDLVGRTGSDEFVVLVHGLNTEDSLEFFAKKIVRIFREPYLVNGMVIQLSCSVGALLLPQRKESQMAQQFEDILGRGEFILNKAKQTRKGSYILFNEDYGNLIDRQLRLERALKFSIENNELACYFQPQFNCLTKTITGFETLARWKSSEFGTISPVQFIPMAEKSGFIKEIGRHVVEEAFSFAKSMEGRKVTVSFNASPMELLEANYADYIISRFQYYGLAPNSVAVEVTESSLIESFEKVTKKLQMLKRHGILVYLDDFGTGFSSLTYLKDLPINAVKIDKSFIDEIVTKDVEKDIVRMIIKLAYRLNLEVIAEGVETEDQIRCVLGAGGHLVQGYFISRPVPREEVPLLFAQMEKQEDDTAGGGKGTPKKGPNIHRISPLPQ